Part of the Ornithodoros turicata isolate Travis chromosome 6, ASM3712646v1, whole genome shotgun sequence genome, aacaactcaaccacgagctagctaacaaggaacactcaaaactcggaaaacctaattccaacaacgacacggacaccggacccactaacaatacacacgcagcagccgaacaaatcatttccagcaccataactctccgcaacatcgctgagccaccccgagaaaaaGCTGGCGCaggcaccgtaatagatatatcacgctcactaaccagagacgaactacaagtcctctctagagggttaacattctgccctacactcaattctgttaacgaatacgaaatccacaaagacatatcagacttttgcgagacggctacgccttagagaattcttcgttGATGCAACACAAGAAAAacacaacgacctccgactaccatcaacctggacaccaaatcacggccgagaacccgcattaggcctgtacattaaacaagtaagcaacgacatccttcgcggtatttccgaaacctcgcgtggtcacaacctcactaaaacacaacgtgacatcatcaaagcgctagctgacagagatgatatcataatcaagcccgcagataagggtgggagtatcgtcatctggcccacagataaatatatttctgaagctcgtAGGCAACTCAAGAACACGCAAcgctacctcaaactggaccatgacccaacaaaggagtacacggcgctaataacccataccatacaggacctccacgaacgaaagctcatcacacgtgatgacctgaGATATCTCACCCCAACAAACACAGatgcaggtcgtttctatttactgcctaaaatccacaaggtacacgccaacgagctctatacggctgacatcccaggccaattgtatctaataacaacacaccaccagaaagactctcgaaattcctggaccactatttaaaccatattccgacaacactgccatcgcttgtacaagacacaccccacctcctcagaataatcagagatattcacttcgagatcgaactgtaggtggcgctgtgGCGGAGCTCTAGTGGGGATACGATCCGGCACGGCAGGCGCAGGCTTTTCTACGCGGGTTTCGCAGTGTTCCTGGATGAAATGCcgctgtcagtgcctcacatattgcGGATATGTTGAAATGCGCTGCTTAGAACGCTCAAAAGGTGTGAAACTTGACAAAAACTTCTCTACTGCGAAACATAGAAGTCGCGAAGTTCTCAAAAGAAAATCTCCTGCGTGCTTTCGAAGGGAAACATTGCCAAGTCATTCCTTTGTTGCAAGCCAGATTTTGTTTTGGTCTTTTGCTGTTCTCACTCGAATATTTGTTGGGCACCTATAGAGCTGTCTTTTCCTCTTCATTCTTATCTTAGATCGAGACAACAAGAAtttaacaaaataaaaaaatactcaAAATTCCTGTCTACACTGGTCTTGGCAATCCAAATGTACAAGTGTGCAACACCGCATCAGGGCAGAATAGTCCAATAGGTACTGAAGCCATTCGCTCTAATTTTTGTGTCGTATAACAGCGGTGGTTTCACGTCGTGCGAGTCTGAGAGAGGTTCGAGATTTGATTCGTCTCCTGTGTAGGCATTCGTTAAAAGGTGCTGAAGTATGTTACGAGGTGATCGCACCTGTGTGGATGGTGTTGACTTTGTGTGGGATGCTACCGGTTATGTAATAACTACATACAAAATAAGTTTTTGGTTCCAGTGGCAGGTATATCACGTATGTGAAAGACAAAAGTCAAGCCTGTCATGCGGTACGTCAGATGAAATGAGATGGCAGTTTGAAACTTACACATTTAAAAACACCCATGTCATACAtatattcatgcattcatatattCCTCGCATTCCATATGTTCATACATTCGATACAACTTGTGTTTAGCGCGCGTAGAATATCATACCTGGGCATTAAGAAGTAAGATCGAACTGCTAGCAGAGAAACCATTCTATAAATAAGTGAGACATCGTTATACTTATGAGAAGACAAAAAAACAAACTGTTACGACATTGAACATTGACCTTAGCTCTCGGTATACTTTGTTTGACACGGAGAACCGCAGTGACGAAAATGACAAAGGCCGACTGGAATCCCCATACTGGAACATATGCACGTTCTCtagttttcttccctgctaCGCACGCTTGCGCTGGGAAGTAGACAAGTTCAAAAAGTTCACCACGAagtcattttcactcattttgaagcgatttGGAAAACTCAAATGTTCAGAAACTGAGCCTTCCAAGCACGTTTTCGAGCACGATGACCACAACGCAAGCACCGGCTCAAGCAGCGCATCCCCACTAAGGGaagttcacggagcagccgcacTGTGGCGACACTGTTTGATCTCGATGCgaataaacaacactcgtacatttggtagggacacaatactagccacgctggaagtgacatcactgtatactaacattccacacaacgacggaatcacagccctctgcaataccctttctacaacaaacaccagaaaagacacggaaaccatactcgctctaatggacttggaccttaaattgaactacttcgagttcaatggcgaatactaactacaagtacacggtacaagtaggggcacacctgttgcacccacatacgcaaatatcttcatgaggttcttagaaaacaacgttctcagcgccctctcattaaaatccactgtgtaccttccatacatcgatgatatactgataatatgggaacacggggaacatgaatttcaaaagtttgtatagatctactgaacaccgcgcatagcaacataaagttcacatcacaacagtcaactcacttaattaacttcgtCGACATCACAATATCattagacaacggcaacctcaccacaaccccgtacaaaaagccaactgacaaacaacaataccttcacttcaagagtcaccacccgcgtcactgtaaggttggcactgtaatgggcagagtgtaagactgcgcagaatttgttcaaacgacacagattacgctgagaagattgacgaactctgcagtacacttgcccagagggactatccagactccctcctaaccgaattccgtcgcaagacactcacactcgatcgaaacgcggttctggaaaaccgaaaaaatcctgacgcgtgccaaataagcttcatcacaagatatccCAACGCACtaccaaacatcaaagccattctacagaagcacgagcccctcctacaaagcagtgaccgacttagcaatatattcacccatccaatacaggtgacataccgacgcgcaaaaaacctagcagattccttggtcaatgccaaaatcagcaaaacgagcaccccgtacacaggaacacgaccctgcagcCTCCCGCGCTGCAGAACATGCAAGtgcgttcaacacgctaactccatcaaaagcactccgagcaattacacccacctcATTAACCACGCGTtgacatgcacaagctccaatgtcatatactgcattgaatgcggcgactgctctatgcaatacattagtgaaaccggccaacaaatgaacaaccgccttaccggacacagaaccgacacgacCAACAAACCCCaaaaagcagtcgccgaacattcctggtcacaattttggcaacattaaactatatattctagaaacagggtttagatccacacgtgacagacgtgatagggagtcttatctcatatacaaggggatccggacatttcggtgcggacatttcggttcacggacgtttcggtgcacggacatttcggagcacggacatttcggtgcacggacattttggTGCAAAACGTTGCTGAGGGGTCCCGGAAAAATGGTTCCGGGAACGGCTGTCACAATGTCGACATATCATAACATAACAAAGGGAAGAGGGCGGTTGGCATCAGAAGTGGTGTTGTCAAGAAATTCGGTTTACATACAGAAGATCCTGCTTTATGCATTTTTTGTGCACTATTATAGGTTTAAGACCTGATCTGCATGTGTtcgtggtctgtcgtggctGAACTTTTGggacattttcttttttaatattttgcgcaccatgttctggtcggtgctgtacgacagatatttttttcttttttcaagagtatagatgaagaattgcttttTAATTTTGTAGTCAGAAGAGGGCATCTTCAAGGTACGgatattatgcaatttgaattccatttgttgagGACGTGCCGGTTATATCTTTGGTGGACGCATTTTATTAGACGATATTCCCCTTGTACTCCTACATAATGTTTCCTGAGTGATGGCCGCGTATTTTCAAGGCCTAAACAACCATATAatattaccgtggtgcccctccAGAAGCTGTTAGACTCGCTACCCATAAACTGGTCGTCTTTTCAACAGTAAGAGCAGTGCTTTCATGGGTTATGCACTTATGCTTCATAGGTATGTCGAAGAGACTGTTGTGGAAAGTATTGCTAAAGTAAAATGCGATAGTcataaatttaattttaataATCAACAATTTTTTGCTCGTTTATTTTTAACATAGTTCATCACAATAAATCACTGACGGGACAGCCATGATGCGATAAAACGGCTTATTTGACGCTTGAAGGCTTTTGTTCCATTTATGCAAACTTGAAAAGCCACGGGAAGGTGCAGGGTTTTTATCCAAACGGGAACACAGGAACACCGGGACATGATAACTTGGTAACTGTTTGGAACACAAGGGGAATAACGTCTAATCATATGCTTCCACCAACGATGCAACCGGCATGTCCTCAACAAATGGAATTCCAATTGCATAATATCCGTACCTAGAAGATACCCActtcgagataatactcactacaaactgacaaagcaattcttcatctattcttgaaaaaagaaataaaaaatgaatatctgtacagcaccgactagaacatggggcgcaaaatatttaaaaagaaaatgcccCAGAAGTTTAAAAGCCACGACAGACCATGAACACATGCAGATCATGTCTTAAATCGATAATAGTGCACTAAAGATACATAAAGCACGTTGTTCTCTATGTAAACCGAATTTCCTGACAACACTACTTTTGATGCCAAGCCGCCCTCTTCCTTTTGTATATTCcgatatgtcgacatcgtgACAGCCATTCCCGGGACTATTTTTCCCGGACTTTTTGTTCGACTGCCGTGATGCCATCCTTCAAAAACCAGTTAACAACACGTAAGCGCAATTCTGGTCAAATAATTATTCGCACAAGTTCGGCAGCCTGGTTGACGTCCGCTCACCTGATGTGGATATGCAGCGACAGCAAGCTACCAAAACTGACGAAATGTCTTCAGTCATGCATAGTTCTGACAAACAGGCGAACAAGTCCGTGGGTTATGAGAAGTTGCAGGCAATCGATGAGAACGGTTATTGGTATGACAACAAAGTAACAAGTCAAAACTGATCACGCTTTCTTTTTCCCCGCCGTAATTCGAGGATGCTTTTGCTAGCAGACGACCGCGCTCTTGCCCGCGTGGCCTCTGCACATCATGTGACCACAACGGTGCATGCGCAGTGAGCagacaaagcagacgacagcatgcGACAGCGCTGCgcccaatagacgagttcagaaaatctcaGAGTGCTTAgagtcgctttgaactgtgggggTTTACTAATACCAAAGAACCaggtggcctccaaactcttCCGGTTTCTCCCGTActggtccattgtccacgacgtgtcaaggtcagcgaaagcgaaatgtgatggcGATTTCGGGTGGTGCATTTGGGGCACTTTTTTCTGCCCCGAACCCGAGCGGTAAATTCGGGTGGTGCGGTCCGAGCAAGAGCCGCGTGTTCGGATGATGCACTACGGAGCAGTTTGCTCGCCCCAAGAGCACTTTTTTGGCTCTTGCTGCGAGAGGCCGAGCCAAAACCGCCCTCAACTCTCTTCTTCCGCTCTCGACGGCGAGCATGCGCATATATGCGCCTcgcgagtgtcgtctgctacgtatcGCTCCTGCGGCTGTCTGCCTGTCAAATGTCTTGTCATCTGTCTCTTTGTCGCGTTCACCATTGACGGCATGGATCTTTACGAAAGTAGTAGCGatgaaagttcaattgacaccgATAATGTGAATGACAAAGAGGATGATGTGACCTGCTTCTCGCAAGCTATGCTTGTGATCAGGTGAAAGTGCGCGACGACGCCAACGACGCTGCCGGAAGTTCACGAACACGACGAACGCACAATGCTAGCGAGCGCAGCGACCCTCGTCGAAGAGCGGTAGAGCGTCCGACAAATTCGGGTGATGACTGCCCCAGAGCGACTCTCGTGTAGAGCGTGCACTGGACCTGGGCGCTCTCGCTCGGATTACCAggtgcatcacccgaaatcgccatgagggattattcttcgttcccccgctcagcaggcaggcccaggatgcaatgcgtgcgcaaagagcactgggattttctgaactcgtctattttCCTATCTCGAAGGGCAAGTTTTGCCCTGCGCCCCCTGAAAATGAATGGACATGGCCGCTCCCGCCAACTTCCGGCCACCGCAAGGGTGGAGCGGCGCGGAGAAAAACGCCACTCGCCTGTTCCGTGGAGTTTTGGCGCAagctgtacatgccataagggaaaactttcaTACTGAAGCATGCAAACGTTTTTccctttttgacgtgtgatgcagtaggtgctgtctgaccatgtgTAGGTTTATTCACTTTCACTTAgatgaagctctcacttttctttcaggtgcttgtaggtagcattgaatgcctcccatcttgacagaagtacactggatggtttggtcaggaacactgcttgatcacaacagtatccctttcATGCACGATAGAGGTCTGTCATATACCCTTCTGAAGTAGACAGACAGCCATTACACAATAAcatacattctacagacatcaaagcttgtaatgttgctttattaatcactgtgtttatgaatgagccTACAAGCgatagcagtaaacaaacaaacaaggaaggagaacatccccatactgtGTCCATATCAATTTGGAAGTGCTACATCgcaccaaccagtaacgcaatgtatgtatgctttttcttttttctgttcagtgcacaggtgtctgccacaaacacgttccagtccataagctctaTAAGAACATATTctatcaccttgcctataaAACATCTCGCATTCATGActttatcagtataagaaggcctcAGGAGGGGACATGCCAATGTCTTCAACACAGGCTTCTCTTGAGAGGCATCCTTATCATTGACAACaattttagaccttttctgtgcacatccattTTTGGAACccctttctcaatttcttattataaatttcccatgttttcccttATACCAGTCATATTGCAGTCATTGGTGCGGGCTCAGgccttttgcagaccgctactatttcactgtagctcgcctctttgcaagttgttggtgtttcactcaggaggtgaTCCACATCCTCTGCAAAGATAAgatatggtcatggctaagtgtcttatctatgctctttatatcgaaacatggACCTTCATGACTGTCATGGATGTTGAAAGCGTGCCGGGTCAAACCTAGACACGTTATCTTGAAGTTTGTATACACcgtttcctgaatgacagctcatttgtatacgtaagctcatacttctccacatgctaagcagaagctctgcatttccctcattggaactacacctgtaaaggtggtCACAAGCATGCTCAATCCACGGGTATAGCTCAGCACATGCATGGGACTTGACCGCagcttcaagctttttcttaactCTCTGTTgcaagatcctcttgtggactacatgaCCACTAAGCATTCCCAAGCATGGCaattgcatattgcaattgtttACTATAAGTTACTACAGgcttgttctttttaccttttaccatacatgtaccttttatttcattgttgcagatagaattatggtaacagaaaattcaactacgcAGAGCTtgtgtgccttgttttgtattattttttcgtgccctcaatactttctaacaagaatttgaatttcctcctcaccaccttctgtGTCCCCTTgctctaatgtacatcagtataaatatctgtaccatgtgtgtctgtatcatacctaatgaaggacggactctattcgaaagcttgtgtttctgtaagattatttgaatgtttcagtctCTTACGTGAGTTATGATAATCTTATATACCTGTGTCACGAAAGGCAGCCCTGCgacctttctggtaggtgttgtaggtgaggtctgttgagtgactttaatattaatcAGCTTGAGTAACCAGGGaacctggtcaacagcaaatactacaaggagtcatttgaatctgtgtagacataaggcgctatgaattcacaccttggctgcactggtcccattgaaaaggattgGATTGTGACAGACAGCAAGATGTTCCCAGCAGTCATATTGTTCACTTCTGGCTGACGTTtctaagataaattgtgttcacttgggcactcggcttttgtggtgagaagcgtgacGCGAACATCTGTGCCCACTTTGTGATATGCACCGGAACTTCTGAATTTGATGTacatttgatgtacttcttctggtctggtgaagcagagggcacaacactgcaaagtagaagagcttttAGTACCTGCAGACTTCCATCAGCACGCCATTCAAAACTGTTCTTCAGATTTCCAGAGTGACTCAAaagctggttccaccagtggtgcagataCTGTCGTATCATGCATCTGCAAggaatgcagaagttaaaatgttaaagTAAAAACTACTTGAACCACCTTTGAGCACGAGGGTGTATGGACAATAAgtgttgaattcatcactggataaacGTTGAGAcgtgttgacggtaaatcatgcTCTGCATGCTTTTACTTCCGAGTTTCACcttcttgtcagtcacgatggaagcctgtgtcgctgatataaaTGAAGAATATGGTAAGTATCTACAGCGCACAATTTATTTGAGacttatattctcctgcgagcgctcagggctccccaggggaagggggatattCCGTTTGGTACATTTGTGTAGGCGTCACAAAAATTGATCTGAATTTGAAGTGAACCAacatacctcgtgtgcactggagttcgcatcgtcagacgtcacaAGGAGAAACACTGTTGTCGGGACTGCTGTCCGTTTGAGATGTTTTCGACtgtccgctgctaccatttcgtacgattcgtcagagaaatgggttgagcaaatacggcgtggctcacgaaAGTCTTTAccaacaactttcgtttccgaGCATTTTCCGtcggaatcttgtggtacacaacgtcccttgtcgaaagagcacacttggtgtatccccgaacattacagtagatacgtggcatcgctgtcaggtgaagttctgttcaatttcggcaggaaatgaacttttttgcgtgCACAAGCCTCGcatcacagtaaatcattttgcACCtgtattcgctcaaaacagATGTAATGttataaaaacaccattttctatccCGCTGATTGAAGCAGAAGGTGTCAAAAGAGCATCATTAAAGGTGTAacatcgacatacaccacattttatcTCATGTCGATGATTAAGAGTCGAAAAAGAGGTGTTGAAAAATGTGTTTACGCTCTATATACGCTTTTTACACCCTATTTGCTCTGGGAATATGGTgctgaaaatggtgttttaagtCGTGAAAGAGAAATTATATCGATTTGACTGTTCCTCACATTAAGTAaccacattatagacgataacttgagttaaaaacataaTATTTGgcagggagggatgtcaggaagtTAGTTCATATACTTGACTGGTTGCAGGCGTATGTGTTAATTGCGAAGACATATTCCTGacaccgttacagacgagttCAGCCACACTACACTTAACGAACGTagcccaacaaattgtatttcagtatatgatcaacCAACGTAGTATATGATCAACAGTATAGTATATGATCAATCAGTATATGATCAACCAATGTAGGTTCGTCAGTGTAGGCTGCGGAGGGTGCCTGGGCTCGTTGCTGGTGTGGTGCGCGACGACAAAGTTTATCGGCCATCGCGCGCGCACCATCTGGAGCTCACGCAATAAATCATTCCTTCGCCTACCATCAACCTGTGTGGTTGTCTCCTACCTTTTCCCTCTGTCGCGACAAcccacaactggtgacccgaacgtgattcgAACGCCCTTCGCTTCACTCATGGAGGAGTCACCGGCCACATCGCGCGTTAACCACGTCGTAGTTCGGCTACCACCCTTTTGGCCTGCGAACCCTTCCATCTGGTTTGTCCAAGCCGAGTGCCAGTTCCAGCTCGCCGGTATAACAACACGGGCTACTAGATACCAGCATGTCGTCTCCTCTCTACCACCTGAGGTCGCCTCCGACGTTGCCGACATTCTGTGCGCACCGATGGGCACAACACCTTACGACACCTTAAAAGCAGCCATCATCAAACGCACTACGGCCTCTGAACGACGACGTTTTCAACAACTGTTGTCGGGCGGGGATCTCGGGGACAGACGACCGTCCCAATTCCTGCGCCACTTGCAGGGCCTCCTCGGCGATCGGGCAGCCACCTTTGACGAATCTTTTCTGAAGGAACTTTTCCTCCACCGTCTGTCTTCGGCGATACAAATGATCTTGGCCACCGCTTCGACCCTCTCCCTCAGTGAGTTGGCCCTGCACGCGGACAACATTATTGAGGTCGCCCAACCCTCCGTTTGCGCCCTCGCCCCACCGGCAAGTCATGGGCTCTCTCCGCCGAATAGGAACGCGTGCTCTACGGTCCCGGGGCAAGCTGAGCCACCCCAATCTGACCTCGAC contains:
- the LOC135398625 gene encoding uncharacterized protein LOC135398625; translation: MEESPATSRVNHVVVRLPPFWPANPSIWFVQAECQFQLAGITTRATRYQHVVSSLPPEVASDVADILCAPMGTTPYDTLKAAIIKRTTASERRRFQQLLSGGDLGDRRPSQFLRHLQGLLGDRAATFDESFLKELFLHRLSSAIQMILATASTLSLSELALHADNIIEVAQPSVCALAPPASHGLSPPNRNACSTVPGQAEPPQSDLDLLRADIQSLRSLVASVSLHNRSSGPRAQFHR